A stretch of Halostagnicola kamekurae DNA encodes these proteins:
- a CDS encoding TRAP transporter permease — MSTDTDESESLSDEEQAEIIQEVERRRTLQGIAVILVALVGISFSAFQLWLAARSYEIAVTLPVVGEYQLTSLQQLQVNAIHVTFALVLAFLLFPTTRGDGFVSRRLARLEPATRDRFGADAAATRLVERLGDGVRWAVVDTDMNRITPVDCCLAVLSVLPALYILTEFEEIQTIAFQRFRPTRPVQEVYPILEPVVTVVAAAGIPIDGVSYAYLLGVLGLLLVLEATRRTLGFILMSLVGFFIVYAKWGHFVPRDSVVGALSVQPETWTEIVYNLWYTVEAGVFSTPVTVSVRFIYIFILFGAFLEMSGAGKWFIDLAYSLTGTRKGGPAKASTVSSGFMGMLSGSSIANTVTTGAFTIPLMKRSGYTPSFSGAVESAASSGGQMLPPVMGAAAFLIVEFTGTPYPDVIIAATLPAIAFFFGMWVMVHFEAMRAGIGGLPREQLPDLRSHVRSGWFYLAPLALLLYFLIVARLSINRAGWYTIVAVVALIAALTAYDERTRLPLFGGIAALSLVQFGAFAVYGGGVLEALGAVATGQSAGGALSLGSAATAAAADLGTITILISVAVMLARPGIDSPLLELDDSVETTIQRSTQVLDRPALASKAWYRFGGFVLKSMESGARTATTVVIAVAAAGVIPGVISISGLGPNLAALISSVSGDSMLLLLVLTGVAAIIFGMGMPTTVMYIILVAMLETPIARGTGIAILAVHLYILYFGLMADVTPPVAVAAFAGAGVAKADEFKTATTAFLLSLNKILVPFAFVFSPGILLLRDQTSGWGVIGWSDVVDPGFFLPSVVVPVLGMFLGVYALGATIIGYQYSPVGPTARGLYSLASILLMVPELLLLVVEALLGLAGIPSFLTIFAITFPLRLVGLGLLVGLSLRNRSGTAGEIDSSIAGAATGDAD; from the coding sequence ATGAGTACAGACACCGACGAATCGGAATCGCTCTCGGACGAAGAACAGGCGGAGATCATACAGGAAGTCGAACGCCGTCGAACCCTCCAGGGGATCGCGGTGATCCTCGTCGCCCTCGTCGGGATTTCCTTCTCGGCGTTTCAGCTGTGGCTCGCCGCCCGAAGTTACGAGATCGCTGTGACGCTTCCGGTCGTCGGCGAGTACCAGCTCACGTCGCTCCAGCAACTCCAAGTCAACGCGATCCACGTCACGTTCGCGCTCGTGCTGGCGTTTCTGTTGTTCCCGACGACGCGCGGGGACGGGTTCGTCTCGCGACGTCTCGCGCGCCTCGAGCCGGCGACGCGTGACAGATTCGGCGCTGACGCCGCGGCGACGCGTCTCGTCGAACGGCTCGGCGACGGCGTTCGCTGGGCGGTCGTCGACACCGATATGAACCGGATCACCCCGGTCGATTGCTGTCTGGCCGTGCTCTCGGTGTTGCCCGCCCTCTACATTCTCACGGAGTTCGAAGAAATCCAGACGATCGCGTTCCAGCGGTTCCGGCCGACACGGCCGGTTCAGGAGGTGTATCCGATCCTCGAGCCCGTCGTCACCGTCGTCGCCGCGGCTGGGATCCCGATCGACGGGGTGTCCTACGCGTACCTTCTCGGCGTGCTCGGGCTGTTGTTGGTGCTCGAGGCGACGCGTCGGACCCTCGGCTTCATCCTGATGTCGCTGGTCGGCTTTTTCATCGTCTACGCCAAGTGGGGCCACTTCGTCCCGCGAGATTCGGTGGTCGGCGCGCTGTCGGTCCAGCCCGAAACCTGGACCGAGATCGTCTACAACCTGTGGTACACCGTCGAGGCGGGGGTGTTCTCCACGCCCGTCACCGTCAGCGTTCGCTTCATCTACATCTTCATCCTGTTCGGCGCGTTCCTCGAGATGAGCGGCGCCGGCAAGTGGTTCATCGATCTGGCGTACTCGCTGACCGGCACTCGAAAGGGCGGGCCCGCGAAGGCCAGCACCGTCTCGAGTGGCTTCATGGGGATGCTCTCCGGGTCGTCGATCGCGAACACGGTGACGACCGGCGCGTTCACGATCCCGTTGATGAAACGGTCGGGGTACACGCCGTCGTTCTCGGGCGCGGTCGAGTCCGCTGCGTCCTCGGGCGGACAGATGCTCCCGCCGGTGATGGGCGCGGCCGCATTCCTCATCGTCGAGTTCACGGGGACGCCGTACCCGGACGTAATCATCGCCGCGACGCTGCCCGCCATCGCCTTCTTCTTCGGGATGTGGGTGATGGTCCACTTCGAAGCGATGCGGGCTGGAATCGGCGGTCTCCCGCGAGAGCAGCTTCCGGACCTGCGATCGCACGTCCGAAGCGGGTGGTTCTACCTGGCCCCGCTTGCGCTCCTGTTGTACTTCCTGATCGTCGCCCGCCTGTCGATCAACCGGGCCGGCTGGTACACCATCGTCGCCGTCGTCGCGCTCATCGCGGCCCTGACCGCGTACGACGAGCGGACTCGGCTCCCGCTGTTCGGCGGAATCGCCGCACTCTCGCTGGTTCAATTCGGCGCGTTCGCGGTCTACGGCGGCGGCGTTCTCGAGGCGCTCGGCGCCGTCGCTACCGGTCAGTCTGCCGGCGGGGCGCTCTCGCTCGGAAGTGCGGCCACCGCCGCTGCGGCTGATCTGGGCACGATTACGATCCTCATCAGCGTCGCCGTCATGCTGGCCCGCCCCGGTATTGATTCCCCACTTCTCGAGCTCGACGATTCGGTCGAGACGACGATACAGCGGAGTACGCAGGTTCTCGATCGGCCGGCGCTCGCGAGCAAGGCGTGGTACCGCTTTGGCGGGTTCGTGCTCAAATCGATGGAATCGGGGGCTCGAACGGCGACGACCGTCGTCATCGCCGTCGCCGCCGCGGGCGTTATCCCCGGCGTTATCAGCATCTCAGGGCTCGGGCCGAACCTGGCCGCGCTCATCAGCTCCGTCAGCGGGGATTCGATGTTGCTATTGCTCGTCCTCACCGGCGTCGCGGCGATCATCTTCGGCATGGGGATGCCGACGACGGTCATGTACATCATCCTCGTCGCGATGCTCGAGACGCCGATCGCTCGCGGGACGGGCATCGCGATCCTGGCGGTCCACCTCTACATCCTCTACTTCGGCCTGATGGCGGACGTGACGCCGCCGGTCGCGGTCGCCGCGTTCGCCGGCGCGGGCGTGGCGAAAGCCGACGAGTTCAAGACCGCGACGACCGCGTTCTTGCTGTCGCTTAACAAGATCCTCGTTCCGTTCGCGTTCGTCTTCTCGCCGGGGATCCTCCTGTTACGCGACCAGACGTCCGGGTGGGGCGTCATCGGCTGGTCGGACGTGGTCGACCCCGGCTTTTTCCTCCCGAGCGTCGTGGTCCCCGTGCTCGGGATGTTCCTCGGCGTCTACGCCCTCGGGGCCACGATCATCGGCTACCAGTACTCCCCGGTCGGTCCGACCGCCCGCGGGCTCTACTCGCTCGCCTCTATCCTCCTGATGGTCCCCGAACTGCTCTTGCTGGTCGTCGAGGCGCTGTTGGGACTGGCCGGAATACCGTCGTTCCTGACGATCTTCGCGATAACGTTCCCGCTTCGACTCGTCGGACTGGGGCTACTCGTCGGGCTCTCGCTTCGAAACCGCTCCGGGACGGCGGGCGAAATCGACTCGAGCATCGCCGGAGCGGCGACCGGGGACGCCGACTAG
- a CDS encoding DUF1850 domain-containing protein — MIGDLHCGSDRRNARTNTQRTASIMHTLRRTLVALVVLAILVSTAALVVSASPSKTLVVTDADTGEMILETPVEDGENVTLAYTHSVEKTAVQDVYVVDDAELRTDRMVFRSHGAGLPSDADIELTDEGFVVSPNRSYETLPVVPGSIAGHELVVDGERYDLVERSDGPVRITVEDRTIGDRISGVLASIDRPHASLYEPALETPAHRPSAVDGPTIAELNAA; from the coding sequence ATGATCGGCGATCTTCACTGCGGTAGCGACCGACGAAACGCGCGAACGAACACACAACGAACTGCCTCGATCATGCACACGCTTCGTCGAACCCTCGTCGCGCTCGTCGTTCTCGCGATACTCGTCTCGACGGCGGCGCTCGTCGTCTCCGCGTCGCCCTCGAAGACGCTCGTCGTCACGGACGCCGACACCGGCGAGATGATCCTCGAGACGCCGGTCGAAGACGGCGAGAACGTCACGCTCGCGTACACCCACAGCGTCGAGAAGACGGCGGTTCAGGACGTGTACGTCGTCGACGACGCCGAACTTCGAACCGATCGGATGGTGTTTCGCTCTCACGGGGCCGGGTTGCCCTCCGACGCGGATATCGAGCTGACAGACGAGGGGTTCGTCGTCAGTCCGAACAGATCCTACGAGACGCTCCCCGTCGTCCCCGGATCGATCGCGGGACACGAACTCGTCGTCGACGGTGAGCGGTACGATCTGGTCGAGCGATCCGACGGCCCCGTTCGTATCACGGTTGAGGACCGCACCATCGGCGACCGAATTTCGGGAGTACTCGCTTCGATTGATCGCCCACATGCATCGCTATATGAACCAGCTCTCGAGACGCCCGCTCACCGGCCGTCGGCGGTGGATGGCCCCACGATAGCCGAATTGAACGCGGCGTAG
- a CDS encoding TAXI family TRAP transporter solute-binding subunit produces the protein MGPRIRRRAFIAASGTTGIAAFAGCIGEDAQEQEDNQEGGDGGGDIGEANPDADGQILSWHAGGTSGTYYPLSGDFKSIVEEHTPHGLQVQSTGASVENVGSLSREDAHFALIQNDIAHFAATGTGIDEFEGQAVSNIRGVATLYPETIHVVTQADSGVESISDLEGASVNTGDLGSGTQVNALQILETAGIGSGDFDEQNTNFATAADQLRDGDVDASFVVGGWPVGSVEELATTDDISLIELSADLNEEIQSEAEWFASDVVPAGTYDGIDEDVHTVSVQAMIATHEGVDTGIVEEVTTAIFDNTGDIGQKSDFIDVDSAQDAMPIDLHPGAQRYFE, from the coding sequence ATGGGTCCACGTATCAGACGTCGGGCGTTCATCGCGGCCAGCGGCACGACTGGAATCGCGGCGTTCGCCGGTTGCATCGGTGAAGACGCCCAAGAGCAAGAAGACAATCAAGAGGGCGGCGACGGCGGCGGAGACATCGGCGAAGCCAATCCGGACGCGGACGGTCAGATCCTCTCCTGGCACGCGGGCGGTACGAGCGGAACGTACTACCCGCTCTCGGGTGACTTCAAATCGATCGTCGAAGAACACACGCCGCACGGACTGCAGGTCCAATCGACTGGCGCGAGCGTCGAAAACGTCGGGAGTTTGAGCCGCGAAGACGCCCACTTCGCGCTGATCCAGAACGACATCGCACACTTCGCTGCGACCGGGACGGGCATCGACGAATTCGAGGGGCAGGCGGTCTCGAACATTCGCGGCGTCGCGACGTTGTACCCCGAAACGATACACGTCGTCACGCAGGCGGACTCCGGCGTCGAAAGCATCAGCGACCTCGAGGGTGCGTCGGTCAACACCGGCGACCTGGGCAGCGGAACTCAGGTCAACGCCCTCCAGATACTCGAGACCGCCGGTATCGGGAGTGGCGATTTCGACGAGCAGAACACGAACTTCGCGACGGCGGCCGATCAGCTTCGAGACGGTGACGTCGACGCCTCGTTCGTCGTTGGCGGCTGGCCGGTCGGCTCGGTCGAGGAACTCGCGACGACCGACGACATCTCGCTGATCGAACTCTCCGCGGACCTCAACGAGGAGATTCAATCCGAGGCGGAGTGGTTCGCGAGCGACGTGGTTCCCGCCGGCACCTACGACGGGATCGACGAGGACGTCCACACGGTCTCGGTCCAGGCGATGATCGCCACCCACGAGGGCGTCGACACGGGCATCGTCGAGGAAGTCACCACCGCCATATTCGACAACACGGGCGACATCGGCCAGAAATCGGACTTCATCGACGTCGATTCGGCACAGGACGCGATGCCGATCGACCTCCATCCGGGCGCACAGCGGTACTTCGAGTGA
- a CDS encoding M14 family zinc carboxypeptidase has translation MRRRTALAWLGTAAVGGSLASTIGEASPEDMTFGRSWPDDEESLEAFHDYEELMDELRWLEERTLGSISIRSIGTSNQGRSIPMASAGKGDIDVLLCSQQHGHEPTGTETLLRLLKRLSAEYGHGGPLLQALEEVTVHAVVRANPDGGEPDVFTRFNVDEDAPFRDPDEGLYTAYSQAGIGWDINRYHWFDWTESELYQNRPEEYPENPVPEAQAIVDVVEELDPLWMVDMHNQLTYRTDDGDIVSNSVYWPTHEDVPDETRRLGKRLCRAAFEEADRFGNATVTSYPGGNQLGIARNSHGVAGVACMLLETRGHMGQEALGRRIRNEFAIVTRLIEATADGSLFEIDPALAEDIPERGERYNTDLPPTDVPMDQWVDASVSTAMIDWEILNDAVACSVDGRFLERLPVDVGGTLLVRNDVNDQVRPYHVARTHDEGGARAVRIGANARERFYEPGDNVPTRFDSAVRGYDPDPWALLEVRPAQLEWEILNDAEACSIEESFLTDLPVSVGDRIRLQNNDTERERTFTVARTHHVDDPHGIDDGERRVRMGLAARSRFYESDESVPSSFVGKARPA, from the coding sequence ATGCGACGACGAACTGCACTCGCATGGCTCGGTACGGCAGCGGTCGGCGGATCGCTCGCGTCAACGATCGGTGAAGCGTCGCCCGAGGACATGACGTTCGGCCGGTCGTGGCCCGACGACGAGGAGTCGCTCGAGGCGTTTCACGACTACGAGGAGTTGATGGACGAGCTTCGTTGGCTCGAGGAACGGACGCTCGGCTCGATCTCGATTCGTTCCATCGGCACGTCCAATCAGGGACGTTCGATTCCGATGGCCAGCGCCGGAAAAGGCGACATCGACGTACTGCTCTGTAGCCAGCAACACGGTCACGAGCCGACCGGAACCGAAACGCTCCTCAGACTGTTGAAACGGCTCTCCGCGGAGTACGGCCACGGCGGTCCGCTGCTCCAGGCGCTCGAGGAAGTGACCGTTCACGCCGTCGTGCGGGCCAACCCCGACGGGGGCGAGCCCGACGTGTTTACACGGTTCAACGTCGACGAGGACGCGCCGTTTCGCGATCCCGACGAGGGACTCTACACCGCCTACTCGCAGGCGGGGATCGGCTGGGATATAAATCGGTACCACTGGTTCGACTGGACCGAAAGCGAACTGTATCAGAATCGTCCCGAGGAGTACCCGGAGAACCCGGTTCCCGAGGCGCAGGCGATCGTCGACGTCGTCGAGGAGCTCGACCCGCTCTGGATGGTCGATATGCACAACCAACTCACCTACAGGACCGACGACGGCGACATCGTCTCGAACTCGGTGTACTGGCCGACCCACGAGGACGTCCCGGACGAGACGAGACGGCTCGGGAAACGACTCTGTCGGGCGGCGTTCGAGGAGGCGGACCGCTTCGGTAACGCGACGGTCACCAGCTATCCGGGCGGAAACCAACTCGGCATCGCGCGAAACAGCCACGGCGTCGCGGGCGTCGCCTGTATGCTACTCGAGACGCGCGGGCACATGGGTCAGGAGGCGCTCGGACGGCGAATTCGAAACGAGTTCGCCATCGTGACGCGCTTGATCGAGGCCACGGCGGACGGGTCGCTGTTCGAGATCGATCCGGCGCTCGCCGAGGACATCCCCGAACGGGGCGAGCGGTACAACACGGACCTCCCGCCGACGGACGTCCCGATGGATCAGTGGGTGGACGCGTCGGTGTCGACGGCCATGATCGACTGGGAGATCCTCAACGACGCGGTCGCGTGTTCGGTCGACGGCCGCTTTCTCGAGCGGCTCCCCGTCGATGTCGGCGGAACCCTCCTCGTACGGAACGACGTGAACGACCAGGTCCGCCCGTACCACGTCGCCCGCACTCACGACGAGGGTGGGGCACGGGCCGTCAGAATCGGAGCGAACGCTCGAGAGCGGTTCTACGAACCCGGCGACAACGTTCCGACGAGATTCGATTCGGCCGTTCGCGGGTACGATCCGGATCCGTGGGCACTGCTGGAAGTGCGACCGGCCCAGCTCGAGTGGGAGATCCTCAACGACGCGGAGGCGTGTTCGATCGAAGAATCCTTCCTCACAGATCTGCCCGTATCGGTCGGCGACCGAATCCGCCTGCAGAACAACGATACCGAGCGTGAACGGACGTTCACGGTCGCCAGGACTCACCACGTCGACGATCCGCACGGCATCGACGACGGAGAACGACGCGTGCGGATGGGACTCGCCGCTCGGAGCCGGTTCTACGAGTCTGACGAGTCGGTCCCCTCGTCGTTCGTCGGCAAAGCCCGACCGGCGTGA
- a CDS encoding MFS transporter, translated as MSRLLSIRREASELWAGGTGKSLIAIALGWGLLNGTRMIYPVLLPDFSDEFGLTHTTAGLLVTVVWLCYAIGQLPGGVLADRFGERTMLTASVSLVVAGVGLVLLAPTALALFAATGAVGLGLSQYPIARITILSRLYPDRIGRALGVTMASGDIGQTILPPIASVLAVGFAWHLGLGFVLPVLCLTAGVIWVTLPNRQFESQNDEEASHEYASYVDYVLYLLGELLQRKFLVVGVILFLFIFVLQTFSAFYPTYLVDQKGLSKTAAGTLFGLFFAVGVVAKPAAGVAYDTIGLRKSLPIVLAGSIAGLALLPTVEGFWTLAGVTVLVSTMLGSGAITQSYLAEAIPADIQGTGLGLVRSSAAMLGATGPVLFGFVAENGYFDEGYVLLAGIVGLSTLLTVLMPRAQAGE; from the coding sequence ATGAGTCGTCTGCTATCGATCCGTCGTGAAGCGAGCGAGCTCTGGGCGGGAGGCACCGGCAAATCGTTGATCGCCATCGCGCTCGGATGGGGACTGCTAAACGGAACTCGAATGATCTACCCGGTGTTGCTCCCGGATTTTAGCGACGAGTTCGGACTGACGCATACGACCGCCGGATTGCTCGTCACCGTCGTCTGGCTCTGCTATGCGATCGGCCAGTTGCCGGGTGGCGTTCTCGCCGACCGATTCGGAGAACGAACGATGCTGACCGCAAGCGTCTCGCTCGTCGTCGCGGGCGTCGGTCTCGTCCTCCTCGCGCCGACAGCACTCGCGCTCTTCGCCGCGACCGGCGCTGTCGGTCTCGGGCTCTCGCAGTACCCGATTGCGCGAATCACGATCCTCTCGAGGCTCTATCCGGATCGAATCGGGCGCGCACTCGGCGTGACTATGGCGTCGGGAGACATCGGACAGACGATTCTTCCTCCGATCGCGAGCGTCCTCGCGGTCGGCTTCGCTTGGCACCTCGGTCTCGGGTTCGTCCTCCCCGTCTTGTGTCTCACCGCGGGCGTCATTTGGGTGACGCTGCCCAACCGCCAGTTCGAGAGTCAGAACGACGAGGAGGCCTCGCACGAGTACGCCAGCTACGTCGATTACGTCCTGTACCTCCTGGGAGAACTGCTCCAGCGGAAGTTCCTCGTCGTCGGGGTGATCCTGTTCCTGTTCATCTTCGTCTTGCAAACGTTTTCGGCGTTCTATCCCACGTATCTGGTCGATCAGAAAGGGCTCTCGAAGACGGCCGCGGGCACGCTGTTCGGGCTGTTTTTCGCGGTCGGCGTCGTCGCCAAACCAGCCGCCGGCGTGGCGTACGATACGATCGGCCTCCGTAAGTCCCTGCCCATCGTCTTGGCCGGTTCGATCGCCGGACTCGCCCTTCTGCCAACGGTCGAGGGGTTCTGGACGCTGGCCGGCGTGACCGTTCTCGTCAGCACGATGCTCGGATCGGGCGCGATCACGCAGTCGTACCTCGCCGAAGCGATTCCGGCGGACATACAGGGGACTGGGCTGGGGCTCGTCCGCTCGAGCGCCGCGATGTTGGGCGCGACGGGACCCGTGCTCTTCGGTTTCGTCGCCGAGAACGGCTATTTCGACGAGGGGTACGTGCTCCTGGCGGGGATCGTCGGACTGAGCACGCTCCTGACGGTGTTGATGCCTCGAGCACAGGCGGGAGAGTGA
- the aglM gene encoding UDP-glucose 6-dehydrogenase AglM: MQISIIGSGYVGTTIAACLADVGHDVINVEIDEDIVESINAGTAPIHEPGLQERIAEHAGSRLRATTDYDAVRETDVTFLCLPTPQADDGSLDLAVMEAGAESLGEALAEKSDDHLVVVKSTVLPGTTEEVVAPTVVDAADSGADERISFAMNPEFLRMSTAVTDFLEPDKVVFGTANDAATATLREVYAPILEREETDLVETDIREAELIKYANNAFLASKISLVNELGNVAKEYGADAYEVLEAVGLDDRISKRFMRSGLGWGGSCFPKDVNALRAGAREQGYEPELLDAVVAVNDRQPRRLVDALAEHVPLEGARIAVLGLSFKPNTDDIRKSRSLDVIDHLRAAGAAVVAYDPVAMDNVRERYPDLEYADTAESALEGADGAVLATDWDGFDDLSFDGMARRVVVDGRRIDIDADELEVYDGLTW; the protein is encoded by the coding sequence ATGCAGATCTCTATCATCGGAAGCGGCTACGTCGGGACGACGATCGCCGCCTGTCTCGCGGACGTCGGTCACGACGTAATCAACGTCGAAATCGACGAGGATATCGTCGAGTCGATCAACGCCGGCACCGCGCCGATCCACGAACCGGGGTTACAGGAGCGAATCGCGGAACACGCCGGCTCGCGACTCCGAGCGACGACCGACTACGACGCGGTCCGTGAAACCGACGTGACCTTCCTCTGTCTCCCGACGCCCCAGGCCGACGACGGCAGCCTCGATCTGGCCGTCATGGAGGCCGGCGCCGAATCGCTCGGCGAGGCGCTCGCCGAGAAATCCGACGACCACCTCGTCGTCGTCAAGAGCACGGTCCTCCCGGGTACCACCGAGGAGGTCGTCGCGCCCACCGTCGTCGACGCGGCCGATTCGGGCGCTGATGAGCGAATCTCCTTCGCGATGAACCCCGAATTCCTCCGTATGAGTACCGCCGTCACCGACTTCCTCGAGCCGGACAAGGTCGTGTTCGGAACTGCCAATGACGCCGCCACGGCGACGCTTCGGGAGGTCTACGCGCCGATCCTCGAGCGCGAGGAGACCGACCTGGTCGAGACGGATATCCGCGAGGCAGAGCTCATCAAGTACGCGAACAACGCCTTCCTCGCCTCGAAGATCTCGCTGGTCAACGAACTCGGAAACGTCGCGAAGGAGTACGGCGCGGACGCCTACGAGGTCCTCGAGGCGGTCGGTCTCGACGACCGGATCTCCAAGCGGTTCATGCGCTCGGGTCTGGGCTGGGGCGGCTCCTGTTTCCCCAAGGATGTCAACGCGCTTCGGGCGGGCGCGCGCGAACAGGGATACGAACCCGAACTGCTCGACGCCGTCGTCGCCGTCAACGACCGACAGCCGCGTCGACTCGTCGACGCGCTCGCAGAGCACGTCCCCCTCGAGGGTGCGCGGATCGCCGTCCTCGGGCTGTCGTTCAAACCGAACACGGACGACATCCGCAAGTCCAGGTCGCTCGACGTCATCGATCACCTCCGCGCCGCCGGTGCGGCCGTCGTCGCCTACGACCCGGTCGCGATGGACAACGTGCGAGAGCGGTATCCGGACCTCGAGTACGCCGACACCGCCGAATCGGCGCTCGAGGGAGCGGACGGCGCCGTCCTCGCGACGGACTGGGACGGGTTCGACGACCTCTCGTTCGACGGCATGGCTCGGCGGGTCGTCGTCGACGGTCGACGGATCGACATCGACGCGGACGAACTCGAGGTCTACGACGGCCTGACCTGGTAG
- the aglJ gene encoding S-layer glycoprotein N-glycosyltransferase AglJ: MANDGARADPVARGDEVGAMNERDRDISPEEVCILIPTLNEAATVGDVIDGFRAHGYTNVLVADGDSDDATREIASERGARVHVQTGSGKGQALREAVAHVDVPYVLMLDGDGTYDPADADRMLEPLADGYDHVIGNRFADMDDDAMKALNGFGNRMINRAFAFIHGAEYEDILSGYRAFTVDSFERFSLDSDGFTIETELAVECVKHNVETAVVPVSYSARPEDSETNLHPVRDGGTIILALYSLAKTSNPLFYFGSLGAGGIVSGGLLAVYVLIEWLWYGIGHEILAMVSAAGILLGVQLLMFGVLSDMIVTLHREQRNHLEQITREANRED; encoded by the coding sequence ATGGCAAACGATGGCGCTCGCGCGGATCCGGTCGCTCGCGGCGACGAGGTGGGAGCCATGAATGAACGAGACCGCGATATCTCGCCCGAGGAGGTCTGTATCCTCATCCCGACGCTCAACGAAGCCGCGACTGTCGGCGACGTGATCGACGGGTTTCGGGCACACGGCTACACGAACGTGCTCGTCGCCGACGGAGATTCGGACGACGCCACCCGCGAGATCGCGAGCGAACGAGGTGCTCGCGTCCACGTCCAGACCGGATCCGGGAAGGGACAGGCCCTGCGCGAAGCCGTCGCACACGTCGACGTACCGTACGTACTGATGCTCGACGGCGACGGCACGTACGACCCGGCAGACGCCGACCGGATGCTCGAGCCGCTGGCGGATGGGTACGATCACGTCATCGGGAACCGATTCGCCGACATGGACGACGACGCCATGAAGGCGCTGAACGGGTTCGGAAACCGGATGATAAACCGGGCGTTCGCGTTCATCCACGGCGCGGAGTACGAGGATATCCTCTCGGGCTACCGAGCGTTTACCGTCGATTCGTTCGAGCGTTTCTCGCTCGACTCGGACGGCTTTACGATCGAGACCGAACTTGCCGTCGAGTGTGTCAAACACAACGTCGAGACAGCGGTCGTTCCGGTCAGTTACAGCGCCCGCCCGGAGGATTCGGAGACGAACCTCCATCCCGTTCGCGATGGTGGCACGATCATCCTCGCACTGTATTCGCTCGCGAAGACGAGCAATCCGCTGTTTTACTTCGGAAGCCTGGGTGCTGGCGGGATCGTGTCCGGTGGGCTGCTCGCAGTGTACGTCCTCATAGAGTGGCTCTGGTACGGAATCGGCCACGAAATCCTCGCAATGGTTTCGGCCGCCGGCATCTTACTCGGCGTGCAGCTGCTCATGTTCGGCGTGCTCTCGGATATGATCGTCACGCTCCACCGCGAACAGCGAAATCACCTAGAGCAGATCACGCGCGAGGCGAACCGAGAAGACTGA
- a CDS encoding DUF5789 family protein: MGVRPPSNNDDNDPESVEFGIAAVDARLRQSDLSFPATEDGVAAALGHEQIPYDVQGNEVALGVILEDVEQSHFESRQQLLNALHPVFETYRQEHSGGVVQQMRSLLPF, encoded by the coding sequence ATGGGAGTCCGGCCACCATCGAACAACGACGATAACGACCCGGAATCCGTGGAGTTCGGTATCGCTGCTGTCGATGCGCGGCTGCGGCAATCCGACCTCTCGTTTCCGGCGACGGAAGACGGCGTCGCGGCTGCACTTGGCCACGAACAGATCCCCTACGACGTCCAGGGGAACGAGGTCGCACTCGGTGTCATTCTCGAGGACGTCGAACAGTCTCACTTCGAGTCGCGCCAGCAACTGCTCAACGCGTTGCATCCGGTCTTCGAGACCTACCGGCAGGAGCACTCGGGCGGGGTCGTCCAGCAGATGCGATCACTGCTCCCGTTTTGA
- a CDS encoding ribbon-helix-helix domain-containing protein: protein MTEYTTVSIPKELADRVDETIEGTSFQSTSDLVRFLLRSIVIQHQQADQLTEAEFEEITEQLKGLGYLE, encoded by the coding sequence ATGACCGAGTACACCACCGTCTCGATCCCGAAGGAACTGGCAGACCGCGTCGACGAAACGATCGAGGGCACCAGCTTCCAGAGCACCAGCGACCTCGTTCGGTTCCTGCTGCGAAGTATCGTCATCCAGCACCAGCAGGCCGACCAACTCACCGAGGCCGAATTCGAGGAGATCACCGAGCAGCTCAAAGGGCTCGGCTACCTCGAGTGA